From a region of the Cygnus atratus isolate AKBS03 ecotype Queensland, Australia chromosome 3, CAtr_DNAZoo_HiC_assembly, whole genome shotgun sequence genome:
- the BORCS6 gene encoding LOW QUALITY PROTEIN: BLOC-1-related complex subunit 6 (The sequence of the model RefSeq protein was modified relative to this genomic sequence to represent the inferred CDS: deleted 3 bases in 2 codons) — protein sequence MRARKGGGAVVVTMVGRGDPELWRGEGSGGRGAAAGALWAEMVARSGLLLGEHGGGVRGAASSALCCYTAGPRPLPPSGQSSRWNAASGTPLRRAQPIPASRPQLRPRLGQSEATQTVVAPPASAGRPIRADTNKGHSPVSESRARSASEGAGPAAPLASTAGQWRGTRKPGGHAPEGPGANRRRRKQAAAAPAGGGGALPARHAGAAMEPPAPGAEGAPGSPAPAPAEEGAERDERSLEALSLAAGGTGAAAAAAAAAAGRPQPPPEGRRATLASALELEGTVLREGRLTQFVANNLERRIRLSGAPRGEQPGPGPGPGAGAGAGASSIPAIDPGALQDVVALAGQVAAQVDELLRAVHCGLQALTALSVGCIQTYRDGVESLGEAADLSIRAMYALVARCEELDRAMQPVPALAKRIRDMKGTLERLEGLCK from the exons ATGCGAGCCAGGAAGGGCGGCGGCGCCGTGGTGGTGACCATGGTGGGACGCGGGGACCCGGAGCTGTGGAGGGGAGAGGGGTcggggggccggggagcggcTGCCGGGGCTTTGTGGGCTGAGATGGTGGCGCGATCGGGGCTGCTGCTAGGAGAACATGGCGGGGGAGTgaggggagcagccagcagcgcC CTGTGTTGTTACACCGCCGGGCCACGCCCCCTTCCGCCATCCGGCCAATCGTCGCGCTGGAACGCCGCGAGCGGCACGCCTCTCCGGCGGGCACAGCCAATCCCCGCGAGCCGGCCGCAGCTCAGGCCCCGCCTCGGCCAATCGGAAGCGACACAAACAGTCGTGGCCCCGCCCGCTTCCGCAGGCCGCCCAATCCGCGCGGACACAAACAAGGGGCACTCCCCAGTCTCCGAGTCCCGGGCCCGCAGTGCGAGCGAAGGGGCGGGGCCAGCCGCTCCCCTCGCCAGCACCGCCGGCCAATGGCGGGGCACGCGAAAGCCCGGAGGCCACGCCCCCGAAGGCCCCGGAGCCAATCGGAGGCGACGTAAacaggcggcggcg gcgcccgcggggggcggcggcgcgctCCCGGCTAGGCACGCGGGGGCCGCCATGGAGCCGCCGGCACCGGGCGCTGAGGGGGCACcggggagcccggccccggccccggccgaGGAGGGAGCGGAGCGGGACGAGCGGAGCCTGGAGGCGCTGAGCCTGGCCGCCGGCGGCACCggagcggcggcagcagcggcggcggcggcggcggggcggccgcagccccccccggAGGGCCGCCGGGCGACGCTGGCGAGCGCcctggagctggaggggacGGTGCTGCGCGAGGGGCGGCTCACGCAGTTCGTGGCCAACAACCTGGAGCGGCGGATCCGCCTGAGCGGCGCCCCGCGGGGCGagcagccggggccgggccctgggccgggagccggggccggggccggggccagcTCCATCCCCGCCATCGACCCCGGGGCGCTGCAGGACGTGGTGGCCCTGGCCGGGCAGGTGGCGGCGCAGGTGGACGAGCTGCTGCGGGCCGTGCACTGCGGGCTGCAGGCCCTGACGGCGCTCAGCGTCGGCTGCATCCAGACCTACCGCGACGGCGTGGAGAGCCTGGGCGAGGCGGCCGACCTCAGCATCCGCGCCATGTACGCGCTGGTGGCCCGCTGCGAGGAGCTGGACCGCGCCATGCAGCCCGTGCCCGCCCTGGCCAAGCGCATCCGGGACATGAAGGGCACCCTGGAGCGCCTCGAGGGGCTCTGCAAGTAG